In Haloplanus rubicundus, one DNA window encodes the following:
- the trmY gene encoding tRNA (pseudouridine(54)-N(1))-methyltransferase TrmY: protein MRQFVVVGHDAPTTPDFSLDDLAGAAGRLDVLCRCVNSAFFLSHAIREDVRAHLVLADTFTVTFEGSNLRRLNPDERSTAALIRGALDRRDDAIGHQPVESSPGVSIRRRGFEATLDALDGTLIQLHEDGTPVVDCEPPTDPVFVLSDHHDFAADERDLLTDRADARVRLGPKALHADHAITVAHNYLDTAGFRSY, encoded by the coding sequence ATGCGCCAGTTCGTCGTCGTCGGTCACGACGCGCCGACGACCCCCGACTTCTCGCTCGACGACCTCGCGGGCGCCGCCGGGCGCCTCGACGTGCTCTGTCGGTGTGTCAACTCCGCCTTTTTCCTCTCGCACGCCATCCGCGAGGACGTGCGTGCCCACCTCGTGCTCGCGGATACGTTCACCGTCACCTTCGAGGGGAGCAATCTCCGCCGGCTGAACCCCGACGAGCGGAGCACGGCCGCGCTGATCCGGGGCGCGCTGGACCGCCGCGACGACGCCATCGGCCACCAGCCCGTCGAGTCGAGTCCGGGCGTCTCGATCCGGCGCCGGGGGTTCGAGGCGACGCTGGACGCGCTGGACGGCACCCTGATTCAACTCCACGAGGACGGAACGCCGGTCGTCGACTGCGAGCCACCGACCGACCCCGTCTTCGTCCTCTCGGACCACCACGACTTCGCGGCCGACGAACGCGACCTGCTGACCGACCGTGCCGACGCTCGGGTGCGCCTCGGACCGAAGGCGCTCCACGCCGACCACGCCATCACCGTCGCGCACAACTACCTCGACACCGCGGGCTTTCGGTCGTACTGA
- a CDS encoding TFIIB-type zinc ribbon-containing protein encodes MDCPQCGGPLATYALSGREASVCEDCGYVGIAAEHRGEARTVESWDDALRRFYHAHDTDAEPGVELQPPLSRPSSGASSESWDDALRRFYARTGEDAADEDAEEEARDDADDDTAHSEDTGVEADAGGGQ; translated from the coding sequence ATGGACTGTCCGCAGTGTGGCGGCCCGCTCGCGACGTACGCCCTGAGCGGGCGGGAGGCGTCCGTCTGTGAGGACTGCGGCTACGTCGGTATCGCGGCCGAACACCGGGGCGAGGCTCGGACGGTCGAGTCGTGGGACGACGCGCTCCGGCGCTTCTATCACGCCCACGACACCGACGCTGAACCGGGCGTGGAACTCCAGCCACCGCTCTCCCGGCCGTCTTCCGGGGCGTCGAGCGAGTCGTGGGACGACGCGCTCAGGCGCTTTTACGCGCGGACGGGCGAGGACGCCGCGGACGAGGACGCCGAAGAAGAAGCGAGGGACGACGCCGACGACGACACGGCTCACTCGGAGGATACCGGCGTCGAGGCCGACGCCGGCGGTGGGCAGTGA
- a CDS encoding antitoxin VapB family protein, with protein sequence MGTKQIRVSERLYARIQSENREGETLSETLERLVGGRSLRDLRGVFDEERVSEMRNAVEAAEREDRDEVHEVAERFE encoded by the coding sequence ATGGGAACGAAGCAGATTCGGGTGAGCGAACGGCTCTACGCTCGGATTCAGAGCGAGAACCGCGAGGGAGAGACGCTCAGCGAGACGCTGGAGCGACTCGTCGGGGGGCGGTCGCTCCGCGACCTCCGCGGGGTCTTCGACGAAGAGCGGGTGAGCGAGATGCGGAACGCCGTCGAGGCTGCTGAGCGGGAGGATCGCGACGAGGTCCACGAGGTCGCGGAGCGCTTCGAATGA
- a CDS encoding ABC transporter ATP-binding protein, protein MALLEVEDLDVRFYTEGGVVHAVDGLSYTLDRGERLGVVGESGAGKTVAALAILDLLDDPGRIEGGSIRVDGEEVLGADPERLRRLRGGEVGMVFQDPETALDPVYTVGEQVAEAVRVHTDLDGAAADDRAVSLLDRVGIPDPATRATQYPHEFSGGMAQRAVVAIALAGDPDLLIADEPTTALDVTIQAQLLDLLDELAADDLAVQLISHDLGVVAEFCDRALVMYAGQAVESASVDDLFYRPQHPYTAGLLSAVPRIGDDRDRLRTIPGSTPDLAAPPPGCRFHPRCPYAEDACTKRDPPLVAVDGDDHRAACLAHVDDADFDGDLDFYVEVDGEADP, encoded by the coding sequence GTGGCGCTGCTGGAAGTCGAGGACCTCGACGTCCGCTTCTACACCGAAGGCGGGGTCGTCCACGCCGTGGACGGCCTCTCGTACACCCTCGACCGCGGCGAGCGCCTCGGCGTCGTCGGCGAGAGCGGCGCGGGCAAGACCGTCGCCGCCCTCGCGATTCTCGACTTGCTCGACGACCCCGGCCGGATCGAAGGCGGGTCGATCCGCGTCGACGGCGAGGAGGTACTCGGCGCCGACCCCGAACGCCTCCGCCGCCTCCGCGGCGGCGAGGTCGGCATGGTGTTTCAGGACCCCGAGACGGCGCTCGATCCCGTCTACACCGTCGGCGAACAGGTCGCCGAGGCGGTGCGGGTCCACACCGACCTCGACGGGGCGGCCGCGGACGACCGCGCCGTTTCTCTGCTGGATCGGGTGGGAATTCCCGACCCCGCGACCCGCGCGACCCAGTACCCCCACGAGTTCTCGGGCGGCATGGCCCAGCGGGCGGTCGTCGCCATCGCGCTCGCGGGCGACCCCGACCTCCTGATCGCGGACGAACCCACCACGGCACTCGACGTGACGATCCAGGCCCAACTGCTCGACCTGCTCGACGAACTCGCGGCCGACGACCTCGCCGTGCAACTGATCTCGCACGACCTCGGCGTCGTCGCCGAGTTCTGTGACCGCGCACTCGTGATGTACGCAGGGCAGGCCGTCGAATCCGCGTCCGTCGACGACCTGTTCTACCGCCCACAGCACCCCTACACCGCCGGCCTCCTGAGCGCCGTCCCTCGGATCGGCGACGACCGCGACCGACTCCGGACGATTCCGGGGTCCACGCCCGACCTCGCCGCCCCGCCGCCGGGCTGTCGCTTCCACCCCCGCTGTCCCTACGCCGAGGACGCGTGTACGAAACGCGACCCGCCGCTCGTCGCGGTCGATGGCGACGACCACCGCGCTGCCTGCCTCGCCCACGTCGACGACGCCGACTTCGACGGCGACCTCGATTTCTACGTCGAGGTCGACGGGGAGGCCGACCCGTGA
- a CDS encoding PGF-CTERM sorting domain-containing protein — protein MTRNTRRAAAAALVVLAAGAVALPVVAVSEPRDAPEDTRPPVRVYVSETLDISSVQLSGDGTVGTEETTFTAVGGGESFTVDPTNASFDGVPVGSYYATDDSDVRADLTVVRPQVYSIVLRDERQEDVTGRSTDAANLDRLTIRARYSFADVDRLDVSVVDPSGAEVATARITENDQQITVDIPDPTPGIYRITASGSNIEAGNRTVTVRVRGQVATASATATATVTAAPTTTPTATPEPTPTATPTATPEPTPTATPEPTPTATPTAGTTADEGPGFGVVAALLALLAVALLGRRRR, from the coding sequence GTGACACGAAATACGAGACGCGCCGCGGCCGCCGCGCTGGTCGTCCTCGCGGCCGGTGCCGTTGCCCTCCCCGTCGTCGCCGTGAGTGAACCGCGCGACGCGCCCGAGGATACGCGACCGCCGGTGCGTGTCTACGTCAGCGAGACGCTCGACATCTCGTCGGTCCAGCTGTCGGGCGACGGGACGGTCGGTACCGAGGAGACGACGTTCACTGCCGTCGGCGGCGGGGAGTCGTTCACCGTCGATCCGACGAACGCGAGCTTCGACGGCGTCCCGGTGGGGTCCTACTACGCCACCGACGATAGCGACGTGCGCGCCGACCTGACGGTGGTTCGGCCACAGGTGTACAGCATCGTCCTTCGGGACGAGCGCCAAGAGGACGTGACCGGCCGCTCGACCGACGCGGCGAATTTGGATCGGCTGACGATTCGGGCCAGATACAGCTTCGCCGACGTGGACCGACTCGACGTCTCCGTCGTCGATCCCTCCGGCGCCGAAGTAGCGACCGCTCGGATCACGGAGAACGACCAGCAGATCACCGTCGACATCCCCGATCCCACGCCGGGTATCTACAGGATCACCGCGTCCGGGAGCAACATCGAGGCCGGGAACCGCACCGTGACGGTCCGCGTCCGTGGACAGGTGGCGACGGCGTCGGCGACGGCGACGGCCACGGTCACGGCGGCGCCGACGACAACGCCCACGGCGACGCCCGAACCGACGCCCACGGCGACACCCACGGCGACGCCCGAACCGACACCCACGGCGACGCCCGAACCGACACCCACGGCGACGCCCACCGCCGGCACGACGGCCGACGAGGGTCCCGGCTTCGGCGTCGTGGCCGCCCTCCTGGCGCTGCTGGCGGTCGCGCTACTCGGCAGACGGCGCCGCTAG
- a CDS encoding ABC transporter permease, which translates to MSLRRYVLRRTLLTLPILVGVSALTFALVKLLPGTPVDYVLQFQEATPELRASLRAQYHLDEPVWKQYLLWLNDVLHLDFGERIASDRSVSAAIAERLPETLVLGGISFLIALFVGVPAGVVAAVRRGSLLDEGSRVVALLGIATPNFWLGLLLILLFGVHLNLVPVIPPVAPVFAPESLVFLVLPAVTLGTASAALFTRLTRSAVTEQLRQEYVRAARARGLDERTVIRKHVLRNSLISVVTVAAVQVAFLLDGAVVVERVFSWPGLGRLLVRAILQRDFPVVQAIVLLVATAVVVANLLADVLYAWLDPRITY; encoded by the coding sequence GTGTCGCTCCGCCGTTACGTCCTCCGGCGGACGCTTCTCACCCTGCCCATCCTCGTCGGCGTCTCCGCACTCACCTTCGCCCTCGTGAAGCTCCTGCCCGGAACGCCCGTCGACTACGTCCTCCAGTTTCAGGAGGCGACGCCGGAGCTGCGGGCGTCGCTCCGCGCCCAGTACCACCTCGACGAACCCGTCTGGAAACAGTACCTGCTCTGGTTGAACGACGTACTCCATCTCGACTTCGGGGAACGCATCGCCTCCGACCGGAGCGTGAGCGCCGCCATCGCCGAGCGACTGCCCGAGACGCTCGTCCTCGGCGGCATCTCCTTCCTGATCGCCCTGTTCGTCGGCGTCCCGGCCGGCGTCGTCGCCGCCGTCCGGCGAGGGAGCCTCCTCGACGAGGGGAGCCGCGTCGTCGCCCTCCTCGGCATCGCCACCCCCAACTTCTGGCTCGGTCTCCTGCTCATCCTCCTGTTCGGCGTCCACCTGAACCTCGTCCCCGTCATCCCGCCCGTGGCGCCCGTCTTCGCGCCCGAATCGCTCGTCTTCCTCGTCCTGCCCGCCGTGACCCTCGGCACCGCCTCGGCCGCCCTGTTCACCCGCCTCACGCGCTCGGCCGTCACCGAACAGCTCCGCCAGGAGTACGTCCGCGCCGCCCGTGCGCGAGGACTCGACGAGCGTACCGTGATCCGCAAACACGTCCTGCGCAACTCCCTCATCTCGGTCGTCACCGTCGCCGCCGTTCAGGTGGCGTTCCTCCTAGACGGCGCCGTCGTCGTCGAGCGGGTGTTCTCCTGGCCCGGCCTCGGGCGCCTCCTCGTCCGCGCCATCCTCCAGCGCGACTTCCCCGTCGTGCAGGCGATCGTGTTGCTCGTCGCCACCGCCGTCGTCGTCGCCAACCTCCTCGCGGACGTGCTGTACGCCTGGCTCGACCCGCGCATCACCTACTGA
- a CDS encoding disk-shape morphogenesis protein volactin: MAKGLDVGTMNLISAQQEGAETVFVQQRNSFVEIEYSDMAEQMLSRSDVLHIRKDDKVYVVGDDALNFANIFNEETRRPMQHGILSSEESSAIPMIKLITEQVVGQPNHPGERLYFSSPADPIDSNLSTLYHEKTLESMLGDMGYETEPINEGMAVIYSELANHNFTGLGVSFGAGMTNVCLSYYAVPVMKFSIARGGDWIDEQAAQATGTPVDKVTSIKEDDFELDFRTDVGGVEGALAIYYENLLDYVIENIAREVDEEDVEEDLDVPVVVTGGTSSPRGFEKLFEDHLRDASIPFSISEVQSVDEPLYSVARGALVAARSDEEQEEQESGGRQAQESPAED, translated from the coding sequence ATGGCTAAAGGCCTAGACGTCGGCACCATGAACCTCATCTCGGCACAGCAGGAGGGCGCGGAGACGGTTTTCGTCCAGCAGCGCAACTCCTTCGTCGAAATCGAGTACTCCGACATGGCAGAGCAGATGCTCTCGCGGAGCGACGTCCTCCACATCCGGAAGGACGACAAGGTGTACGTCGTCGGCGACGACGCCCTCAACTTCGCGAACATCTTCAACGAGGAGACGCGCCGCCCGATGCAACACGGCATCCTCTCCTCCGAGGAGTCCTCGGCGATTCCGATGATCAAGCTCATCACCGAACAGGTAGTGGGCCAACCCAACCACCCCGGCGAGCGCCTCTACTTCTCCTCGCCCGCCGACCCCATCGACTCCAACCTCTCTACCCTCTATCACGAGAAGACCCTCGAATCCATGCTCGGCGACATGGGCTACGAGACGGAACCGATCAACGAGGGGATGGCAGTCATCTACTCCGAACTCGCCAACCACAACTTCACGGGTCTCGGCGTCTCCTTCGGCGCCGGCATGACCAACGTCTGCCTGTCGTACTACGCCGTTCCGGTCATGAAGTTCTCCATCGCTCGCGGGGGCGACTGGATCGACGAGCAGGCCGCGCAGGCGACGGGGACGCCCGTCGACAAGGTCACCTCGATCAAGGAGGACGACTTCGAACTCGACTTCCGCACCGACGTGGGCGGCGTCGAGGGCGCACTCGCCATCTACTACGAGAACCTGCTCGACTACGTCATCGAGAACATCGCCCGCGAAGTCGACGAGGAGGACGTCGAGGAGGACCTAGACGTGCCCGTCGTCGTCACCGGCGGCACCTCCAGCCCCCGCGGCTTCGAGAAACTGTTCGAGGACCACCTGCGTGACGCCTCGATTCCGTTCTCGATCAGCGAGGTCCAGAGCGTCGACGAACCGCTCTACAGCGTCGCCCGCGGCGCCCTGGTCGCCGCGCGCTCCGACGAGGAACAGGAAGAGCAGGAGAGCGGCGGGCGGCAGGCGCAGGAGTCGCCCGCGGAAGACTGA
- a CDS encoding ABC transporter permease, which yields MTVSRNPLDGRGRLRVRGFDADADGGAVDETDTAAPTPATDRRTRAWTRFRRDRAAVAGLVVIAVMALLAVFARPIEVGSVVVQPFAIAPYDPAASGVAPTYRPPSLAHPFGTDWAGRDVFSRVVYGGRFSLSIGVIAVSLALVVGVPLGAIAGYVGGWVDETIMRLVDVLYAFPFLVLAIALVAVFGQGFWKLVGALVAVGWIGYARLIRGEVLSVVERDYVLAARAVGVRDRRILARHVVPNAVAPVVVQATLNVGTVVLSAAALGFLGLGLQPGTAEWGSMLSAGRDTLVGGEWWVTVFPGLAIFLFVLSINLVGDGVRDALDPDAGADRYRTREGR from the coding sequence CTGACCGTGTCCCGAAATCCCCTCGACGGCCGCGGCCGACTCCGCGTGCGCGGGTTCGACGCCGACGCCGATGGCGGCGCCGTCGACGAGACGGACACCGCGGCGCCGACGCCAGCGACCGACCGCCGGACGCGCGCCTGGACCCGCTTTCGCCGTGACCGCGCCGCCGTCGCCGGCCTCGTCGTCATCGCCGTCATGGCCTTGCTAGCCGTCTTCGCCCGGCCCATCGAGGTGGGGAGCGTCGTCGTCCAGCCGTTCGCCATCGCCCCCTACGACCCCGCGGCGTCCGGCGTCGCCCCCACCTACCGTCCGCCCTCCCTCGCCCACCCCTTCGGCACCGACTGGGCCGGCCGCGACGTGTTCTCCCGCGTCGTCTACGGCGGCCGGTTCAGCCTCTCCATCGGCGTCATCGCCGTCTCCCTCGCCCTCGTCGTCGGCGTGCCCCTCGGCGCCATCGCCGGCTACGTCGGCGGCTGGGTCGACGAGACCATCATGCGGCTGGTCGACGTGCTCTACGCCTTCCCTTTCCTCGTCCTCGCCATCGCGCTCGTGGCGGTGTTCGGACAGGGCTTCTGGAAACTCGTCGGCGCCCTGGTCGCCGTCGGCTGGATCGGCTACGCCCGCCTCATCCGCGGCGAGGTGTTGAGCGTCGTCGAACGCGACTACGTGCTCGCGGCGCGGGCGGTCGGCGTGCGCGACCGTCGAATCCTCGCCCGTCACGTCGTCCCCAACGCCGTCGCGCCCGTCGTCGTGCAGGCGACGCTCAACGTCGGCACCGTCGTCCTCTCGGCGGCGGCGCTCGGCTTCCTCGGTCTCGGACTCCAGCCCGGCACCGCCGAGTGGGGATCGATGCTCTCGGCCGGCCGCGACACCCTCGTCGGCGGCGAGTGGTGGGTCACCGTCTTCCCCGGCCTCGCCATCTTTCTGTTCGTCCTCTCGATCAACCTCGTCGGCGACGGCGTGCGCGACGCCCTCGACCCCGACGCCGGTGCCGACCGGTACCGCACCCGGGAGGGTCGGTAG
- a CDS encoding ABC transporter substrate-binding protein codes for MPPVTTSRRQLLRWVGATGAVGLAGCAGGDDGSELVATLGADVSTYDPTQANDTTSRKAFDLVYEPLVAVDFEGSVHPVLATDLDQRDDRTWRVSLREGVTFHDGSDCTAADVKASFERYAGTPRESDVFLWYDDATIRDDHTLDVTLSRPYAPFQLTLGGVPIVPEAAATDALDLSTGPVGTGPYAFDTHEPDRLYRLVRADDHWFAGGSGNGSDADDVPAEPPIETITFRIIVEQASQVAALQGGDIDLANNPPADAVADLRDDDAITVSEHLAGGFEMLVFPLASRPFSNRDVREGVSRLIPREAIIDSVYGGIGRPAYAPISPLLDDYTSESFLAEMGDEYMRYDPERAAELLDAGFAALDISPPYETTIVTNETGDRVRWAQLVRDELNATDFFDVSIEQFEWSTYVGRVLSGDSHRSDAMMALGWSGGWDPDTYLRPLFYSEQATPSCCNAAHYASDEVDRLLDEALTTYDTAERRDRYEQAQRRVVEEAPVGFVRFGTRIEAYRTDAVEGFRTYPLDSGEFTSIYAPTMGAYTTTGGG; via the coding sequence ATGCCACCGGTCACCACATCGCGCCGCCAACTGCTGCGATGGGTGGGCGCTACGGGCGCCGTCGGCCTCGCCGGCTGCGCCGGCGGCGACGACGGCTCGGAACTCGTCGCGACGCTCGGCGCCGACGTGAGCACGTACGATCCGACGCAGGCGAACGACACCACGTCCCGGAAGGCGTTCGACCTCGTCTACGAACCTCTCGTCGCCGTCGACTTCGAGGGTTCCGTCCATCCGGTCCTCGCTACCGACCTCGACCAGCGCGACGACCGCACCTGGCGTGTCTCCCTCCGCGAGGGCGTCACTTTCCACGACGGGAGCGACTGCACCGCGGCCGACGTGAAAGCCTCCTTCGAGCGCTACGCGGGCACCCCCCGCGAGTCCGACGTGTTCCTCTGGTACGACGACGCGACGATCCGCGACGACCACACGCTCGACGTGACGCTCTCGCGGCCGTACGCTCCGTTCCAACTGACCCTCGGCGGCGTCCCCATCGTCCCCGAGGCGGCCGCCACGGACGCCCTCGATCTCTCTACCGGCCCCGTGGGCACCGGTCCCTACGCCTTCGACACCCACGAACCCGACCGGCTCTACCGGCTCGTCCGCGCGGACGACCACTGGTTCGCGGGCGGTTCGGGCAACGGGTCGGACGCCGACGACGTCCCCGCCGAACCCCCCATCGAGACGATCACCTTCCGCATCATCGTCGAACAGGCCTCACAGGTGGCGGCGCTACAGGGCGGCGACATCGACCTCGCCAACAACCCGCCGGCGGACGCGGTGGCCGACCTCCGCGACGACGACGCGATCACCGTCTCCGAACATCTCGCCGGCGGCTTCGAGATGCTCGTCTTCCCGCTCGCCAGCCGCCCGTTCTCGAACCGCGACGTGCGCGAGGGCGTCTCCCGGCTCATCCCTCGCGAGGCGATCATCGACTCGGTGTACGGCGGCATCGGCCGGCCCGCCTACGCCCCCATCTCCCCGCTGCTCGACGACTACACCTCCGAGTCGTTCCTGGCGGAGATGGGCGACGAATACATGCGCTACGACCCCGAGCGAGCCGCCGAGTTGCTCGACGCCGGGTTCGCCGCCCTCGACATCTCCCCTCCCTACGAGACGACCATCGTCACCAACGAGACGGGCGACCGGGTGCGCTGGGCGCAGCTCGTCCGCGACGAGCTGAACGCGACCGACTTCTTCGACGTGTCCATCGAGCAGTTCGAGTGGAGCACCTACGTCGGTCGAGTCCTCTCGGGCGACTCCCACCGCTCGGACGCCATGATGGCGCTCGGCTGGTCCGGCGGGTGGGACCCCGACACCTACCTTCGCCCCCTCTTCTACAGCGAGCAGGCGACGCCCTCGTGCTGTAACGCCGCTCACTACGCCAGCGACGAGGTCGACCGCCTGCTCGACGAGGCGCTGACTACCTACGACACCGCCGAACGCCGTGACCGATACGAGCAAGCCCAGCGACGGGTCGTCGAGGAGGCGCCCGTCGGCTTCGTCCGCTTCGGCACGCGCATCGAGGCGTACCGCACCGACGCCGTCGAGGGCTTTCGCACCTACCCCCTCGACTCCGGCGAATTCACGTCCATCTACGCCCCGACGATGGGGGCGTACACCACGACCGGGGGCGGGTGA
- a CDS encoding ABC transporter ATP-binding protein, translating into MTDPLLSAEGLVKHYPTEESFLARLLGRRRWVRAVDGVDLDIYPGETLALVGESGCGKSTLGRALVHLEEPTAGTVRHRGDDLGALSAGELRERRRDLQYVFQNPSASLDPRLTVGDTLREALDAHEVGPVGERDRRVAELLETVGLRPSHAGRYPRELSGGQRQRVGIARALAVDPEFVVCDEPVSALDVSVQAGVLNLLADLQDEFGLTYLFVAHDLSVVQHIADRVAVMYLGELVEIGTVEEVFSPPYHPYTYSLLSAVPEPDPRWAGDRVVLDGAVPSATEPPDGCKFHTRCPIAQDDCGEWDAHPDLEPVAGDHAIACPYSDRLDADLEVER; encoded by the coding sequence GTGACCGATCCCTTGCTCAGCGCCGAGGGACTGGTCAAACACTACCCGACCGAGGAGAGTTTCCTCGCGCGCCTGCTCGGCCGACGCCGGTGGGTGCGGGCCGTCGACGGCGTCGACCTCGACATCTACCCCGGCGAGACGCTAGCCCTCGTCGGCGAGTCGGGATGTGGCAAGAGCACGCTCGGCCGGGCGCTCGTCCACCTCGAAGAGCCGACCGCTGGGACCGTCCGTCACCGGGGCGACGACCTCGGCGCCCTCTCTGCCGGCGAACTGCGCGAGCGCCGACGTGACCTCCAGTACGTCTTCCAGAACCCGAGCGCGAGCCTCGACCCGCGTCTCACCGTCGGCGACACGCTCCGCGAGGCGCTCGACGCTCACGAGGTCGGCCCGGTCGGCGAGCGCGACCGGCGGGTCGCCGAACTGCTGGAGACGGTCGGTCTCCGCCCCAGCCACGCCGGGCGCTATCCCCGCGAACTCTCCGGCGGTCAGCGCCAGCGCGTCGGCATCGCCCGAGCACTCGCCGTCGACCCCGAGTTCGTCGTCTGTGACGAACCCGTCAGCGCACTCGACGTGTCCGTCCAGGCCGGGGTGCTCAACCTGCTCGCGGACCTGCAAGACGAGTTCGGCCTCACCTACCTCTTCGTCGCCCACGACCTCTCGGTCGTCCAGCACATCGCCGACCGGGTGGCCGTGATGTATCTCGGCGAACTCGTCGAAATCGGGACCGTCGAGGAGGTGTTCTCGCCCCCCTACCACCCCTACACCTACTCGCTGCTCTCGGCCGTCCCCGAACCCGACCCGCGGTGGGCGGGCGACCGGGTCGTCCTCGACGGCGCCGTCCCCTCCGCGACCGAACCGCCCGATGGCTGTAAGTTCCACACTCGCTGCCCCATCGCACAGGACGACTGCGGCGAGTGGGACGCTCACCCCGATCTGGAACCGGTCGCCGGGGATCACGCCATCGCCTGTCCCTACTCCGACCGACTGGACGCGGACCTGGAGGTCGAACGGTGA
- the fer gene encoding ferredoxin Fer translates to MADPFEILEVDSEADDAAIDQAYRRRVMETHPDQGGSARAFQRVKEAYEAITAMRTGEDAPEAVDDEEDDDGHHDAGARVEYLNYEVIADRGWSIDDDGLFAAAADAGLDAEDYGEFRVEPGETLLEAAENRGFAWPYACRGGACANCAVAVVEGEMTVPIDHVLSREMTERGIHLSCIGAPATAEMQVVYNVKHMPELDELRLPAYRFERTQSVD, encoded by the coding sequence GTGGCCGACCCGTTCGAGATTCTGGAGGTGGATTCGGAGGCGGACGACGCGGCGATCGACCAGGCGTACCGCCGCCGAGTCATGGAGACCCATCCGGATCAGGGTGGGTCGGCGCGTGCCTTCCAGCGGGTGAAGGAAGCCTACGAGGCGATCACGGCGATGCGGACCGGCGAGGACGCCCCCGAAGCCGTCGACGACGAGGAAGACGACGACGGGCACCACGACGCCGGCGCCCGCGTCGAGTATCTCAACTACGAGGTGATCGCGGACCGTGGGTGGTCCATCGACGACGACGGACTCTTCGCGGCCGCGGCCGACGCCGGACTCGACGCCGAGGACTACGGCGAGTTCCGGGTCGAACCCGGCGAGACGCTGCTCGAAGCCGCCGAAAATCGCGGCTTCGCCTGGCCCTACGCCTGCCGCGGCGGCGCGTGCGCGAACTGCGCCGTCGCCGTCGTCGAGGGCGAGATGACGGTCCCTATCGATCACGTCCTGTCGAGAGAGATGACCGAGCGTGGCATCCACCTCTCCTGTATCGGGGCGCCGGCGACGGCCGAGATGCAGGTCGTCTACAACGTCAAACACATGCCGGAACTCGACGAACTCCGACTGCCGGCGTATCGGTTCGAGCGAACCCAGTCGGTCGACTAG
- a CDS encoding DUF7139 domain-containing protein encodes MTDGTPDNVLFEWYERYIGDPETETDVYLGFALFFGGIALGAVGIVVFLLSAAVSGGGTPAWAIREVAMVAAAVGFPVILLGMVVLLPGDRRMTYVSVGGFAVCLVAVGLFVATYPMNWNVARTPDYSAQGVAIYAVGLVAVVGATGAALVGHQLERAAPGERAAAVSAGAGDAGGSGSANGAGGAGGAGETVSDEQVRRDIDEAMEDADLSWGGVNRKNTKRLELNTPSDVEVDREAFENAEATTVRSSGQNVDDALSNLRKLQGREQATDSSTGVDDQTAALTELRKQQEAEEVATEDEEGLVDRARKLFSS; translated from the coding sequence ATGACGGACGGCACCCCCGACAACGTCCTCTTCGAGTGGTACGAGCGGTACATCGGCGATCCCGAGACGGAGACGGACGTGTATCTCGGGTTCGCACTCTTTTTCGGCGGTATCGCCCTCGGGGCCGTCGGTATCGTCGTCTTCCTGCTGTCGGCGGCGGTGAGCGGCGGCGGCACACCGGCGTGGGCGATTCGCGAGGTGGCGATGGTCGCCGCCGCCGTCGGGTTCCCCGTCATCCTCCTCGGGATGGTCGTCCTCCTCCCCGGTGATCGACGGATGACGTACGTTTCGGTCGGGGGCTTTGCCGTCTGCCTCGTCGCCGTGGGCCTCTTCGTCGCCACCTACCCCATGAACTGGAACGTGGCGCGGACGCCGGACTACAGCGCCCAGGGCGTCGCCATCTACGCCGTCGGACTGGTGGCCGTCGTCGGTGCGACGGGGGCGGCGCTGGTCGGCCACCAGCTCGAACGCGCGGCGCCCGGCGAACGGGCGGCCGCGGTGAGCGCCGGGGCGGGAGACGCGGGAGGATCTGGCAGTGCGAACGGTGCGGGCGGCGCGGGCGGCGCGGGCGAAACGGTGTCGGACGAACAGGTGCGCCGGGACATCGACGAGGCGATGGAAGACGCCGACCTGTCGTGGGGCGGCGTCAACCGAAAGAACACCAAGCGCCTCGAACTCAACACGCCGAGCGACGTCGAGGTGGACCGCGAGGCGTTCGAGAACGCCGAGGCGACGACGGTCCGATCCTCGGGACAGAACGTGGACGACGCGCTGTCGAACCTGCGGAAGTTACAGGGCCGCGAACAGGCGACCGACTCCTCGACGGGCGTCGACGATCAGACGGCGGCCCTGACCGAACTCCGGAAACAGCAGGAGGCAGAGGAGGTCGCGACCGAGGACGAGGAGGGCCTCGTCGACCGTGCACGGAAGCTGTTTTCGTCGTAA